The Tardiphaga alba genome includes a window with the following:
- the polA gene encoding DNA polymerase I, with amino-acid sequence MSKAPAKTSADPATALSPQAAGKGDHVFLVDGSSYIFRAYHALPPLNRKSDGLQVNAVLGFCNMLWKLMRDMPADNRPTHLAIIFDKSEITFRNKLYPEYKAHRPPAPDDLIPQFALIRDAVRAFDLPCIEQGGFEADDLIATYVRQACERGASATIVSSDKDLMQLVTDCVVMYDTMKDRRLGIAEVIEKFGVPPEKVVEVQALAGDSVDNVPGVPGIGIKTAAQLITEYGDLESLLNRASEIKQPKRRESLIEHAEKARISRQLVLLDDKVALDVPLDDLAVHEPDARKLIAFLKRMEFTTLTRRVAEYAHIDVADVQAEGEGGSGKPAAKGRGEAGGQGGDLFGDTEQASVAKKKANGTGAHATGPGGKDVLTPMAFAKARAEAARNTPVKRDGYKTIRSHADLDTWIARILDTGHVAFEAKASSIDPMQADIIGIALALGPNDAAYIPFAHRQSGDGAGLFAADLEPDQLKTADALEALKPLLETTGLLKIGFNIKFTAVLLAQHGVTLRNHDDVQLMSYALDAGRNAHGLDALADSWLGHAMLTHGEIIGSGKGKLTYEQVKIERATEYAAEDADVLLRLWTVLKPRLAAEQMNTVYETLERPLISVLARMERRGISIDRQVLSKLSADFAQTAARIESEIKEIAGEDLNIGSPKQLGDVLFGKMGLPGGSKTKTGAWSTSAQVLDELAEQGHEFPRKILDWRQVSKLRSTYTDALPNYVHPQTHRVHTTYALAATTTGRLSSNEPNLQNIPVRTEDGRKIRRAFVASEGHKLVSADYSQIELRLLAEIADIPVLKQAFQDGLDIHAMTASEMFGVPVKDMPAEIRRRAKAINFGIIYGISAFGLANQLGIPREEAGAYIKKYFERFPGIRAYMDATRDFCREHGYVTTLFGRKCHYPEIKASNPSVRAFNERAAINARLQGTAADIIRRAMARMEDALAEKKLSAKMLLQVHDELIFEVPDNEVAATLPVVQHVMQDAPFPAVLLSVPLQVDARAAENWEEAH; translated from the coding sequence ATGTCGAAAGCCCCCGCGAAAACCTCCGCCGATCCCGCCACCGCCTTGTCCCCGCAAGCTGCAGGCAAGGGTGATCACGTCTTTCTGGTGGACGGCTCGTCCTACATTTTTCGTGCCTATCACGCGCTGCCGCCGCTGAACCGCAAATCCGACGGCTTGCAGGTCAATGCGGTGCTCGGCTTCTGCAACATGCTGTGGAAGCTGATGCGCGACATGCCGGCGGACAACCGGCCGACCCATCTGGCGATCATCTTCGACAAATCCGAGATCACGTTCCGCAACAAGCTGTATCCGGAATACAAGGCGCACCGCCCGCCGGCGCCAGACGACCTGATCCCGCAATTCGCGCTGATCCGCGACGCCGTGCGCGCCTTCGACCTGCCCTGCATCGAGCAGGGCGGCTTCGAGGCTGACGACCTGATCGCCACCTATGTGCGGCAGGCCTGCGAGCGCGGCGCCAGCGCCACGATCGTGTCGTCCGACAAGGACCTGATGCAGCTCGTGACCGACTGCGTGGTGATGTACGACACCATGAAGGATCGCCGCCTAGGCATTGCCGAGGTGATCGAGAAATTCGGCGTGCCGCCGGAGAAGGTGGTCGAGGTGCAGGCTCTGGCCGGCGACAGCGTGGACAATGTGCCGGGCGTACCGGGCATCGGCATCAAGACAGCGGCACAGCTGATCACCGAATATGGCGATCTGGAATCGCTGCTGAACCGCGCGAGCGAGATCAAGCAACCGAAACGGCGGGAGTCGCTGATCGAGCATGCCGAGAAGGCCCGCATCTCGCGCCAACTGGTGCTGCTCGACGACAAGGTGGCGCTCGACGTACCGCTGGACGATCTGGCGGTCCATGAGCCAGATGCGCGAAAGCTGATCGCGTTTCTGAAGCGGATGGAATTCACCACCCTCACCCGCCGCGTGGCTGAATATGCGCATATCGATGTGGCGGATGTGCAGGCGGAAGGAGAAGGCGGCTCTGGGAAGCCGGCTGCCAAGGGCCGCGGTGAAGCGGGCGGCCAGGGCGGCGATCTGTTTGGTGACACCGAACAGGCATCTGTGGCGAAAAAGAAAGCCAATGGCACCGGCGCCCATGCGACGGGCCCAGGCGGCAAGGATGTCCTGACACCCATGGCCTTCGCCAAGGCGCGTGCGGAAGCCGCGCGCAACACGCCCGTGAAGCGCGATGGCTACAAGACGATCCGCAGCCACGCCGACCTCGACACATGGATCGCGCGTATTCTCGATACCGGCCATGTCGCGTTTGAAGCCAAAGCGAGTTCTATCGATCCGATGCAGGCCGATATCATCGGCATCGCCCTCGCACTGGGTCCAAATGACGCCGCTTACATCCCCTTCGCGCATCGCCAGTCCGGCGATGGCGCTGGATTGTTCGCCGCCGATCTCGAACCCGATCAGCTCAAGACCGCCGATGCGCTGGAGGCGCTGAAGCCGCTGCTGGAAACGACGGGGCTTCTCAAGATCGGTTTCAACATCAAATTCACCGCGGTGCTGTTGGCCCAGCATGGCGTCACGCTGCGCAATCATGACGATGTGCAGTTGATGTCCTATGCGCTCGATGCCGGGCGCAACGCGCATGGGCTGGACGCGCTGGCGGATAGCTGGCTCGGCCATGCGATGCTGACCCATGGCGAGATCATCGGCTCCGGCAAAGGCAAGCTCACTTATGAGCAGGTGAAGATCGAGCGCGCCACCGAATATGCCGCCGAAGACGCCGACGTCCTGCTGCGTCTGTGGACCGTGCTGAAGCCGCGCCTCGCCGCGGAGCAGATGAACACGGTCTATGAAACGCTGGAGCGGCCGCTGATTTCCGTGTTGGCCCGGATGGAGCGGCGCGGCATTTCCATCGACCGGCAGGTGCTGTCAAAACTCTCGGCGGATTTCGCGCAGACGGCGGCGCGCATCGAGTCGGAGATCAAGGAGATCGCGGGCGAGGATCTCAATATCGGCAGCCCCAAGCAGCTCGGCGACGTGCTGTTCGGCAAGATGGGCTTGCCCGGTGGCTCGAAGACCAAGACCGGTGCCTGGTCGACCTCGGCGCAGGTGCTGGATGAGCTCGCCGAACAGGGCCACGAATTCCCGCGCAAGATTCTCGACTGGCGGCAGGTGTCGAAGCTGCGCTCGACCTATACGGATGCGCTGCCGAATTACGTGCATCCGCAGACGCATCGCGTCCATACGACCTACGCGCTCGCGGCTACCACCACGGGCCGCCTGTCGTCGAACGAACCCAACCTGCAGAACATTCCGGTGCGCACCGAAGACGGGCGAAAGATCCGCCGCGCTTTCGTGGCGAGCGAGGGCCACAAGCTGGTCTCGGCCGACTATTCGCAGATCGAATTGCGCCTGCTGGCGGAGATCGCCGATATCCCGGTGCTGAAACAGGCGTTTCAGGACGGGCTCGACATTCACGCCATGACGGCGTCGGAAATGTTCGGCGTGCCGGTGAAGGACATGCCGGCTGAAATCCGCCGCCGCGCCAAGGCGATCAATTTCGGCATCATCTACGGCATCTCGGCCTTCGGCCTCGCCAACCAGCTCGGCATCCCCCGCGAGGAAGCCGGCGCCTATATCAAGAAGTATTTCGAGCGCTTCCCCGGCATCCGCGCTTACATGGACGCGACCCGCGACTTCTGCCGCGAACATGGCTACGTGACCACATTGTTCGGCCGCAAGTGTCATTACCCGGAGATCAAGGCGAGCAATCCGTCGGTGCGCGCGTTCAACGAGCGCGCGGCGATCAATGCGCGCCTGCAGGGCACGGCAGCAGATATCATCCGCCGTGCCATGGCACGGATGGAAGATGCGCTGGCCGAGAAGAAGCTCTCGGCAAAGATGCTGCTGCAGGTGCATGACGAACTGATTTTTGAGGTGCCCGACAACGAGGTGGCGGCGACGCTGCCGGTGGTGCAGCACGTGATGCAGGATGCGCCATTCCCGGCGGTGCTGCTGTCGGTGCCTTTGCAGGTGGATGCACGCGCGGCGGAGAACTGGGAAGAGGCGCATTAA
- a CDS encoding acyltransferase family protein, whose amino-acid sequence MTISGTSATAQRAAQSSPERIDWVDYAKGICIIMVVMMHSVLGVEIAAGQTGYMHHLVEFAKPFRMPDFFLISGLFLAVVIDRDWRTYLDRKVIHFLYFYLLWVTIQFGFKAPGFAAEHGWPYVAQLYLMSFVEPFGTLWFIYMLPVFFVLTKATRNVSPLLIWTIAALLEIAPITTGWTMIDEFCARFVYFYSGYLFARQVFALSDQARARPILALIGLAAWAVVNTLLVYGGASELPVVSLALGFAGAVAIIVGGTLLAKMRWLTVIRFFGEHSIVIYLAFFLPMATSRAVLLKFAPFDIGTISLLVTISGIVGALMIWWLALRVHANFLFERPAAFWIAPKKQGARLQAAE is encoded by the coding sequence ATGACCATCAGCGGCACATCCGCGACTGCGCAACGCGCGGCTCAGTCTTCGCCGGAGCGGATCGACTGGGTCGATTACGCCAAGGGCATCTGCATCATCATGGTGGTGATGATGCATTCGGTGCTGGGCGTCGAGATCGCCGCCGGCCAGACCGGCTACATGCACCATCTGGTCGAATTCGCCAAACCGTTCCGGATGCCGGACTTCTTCCTGATCTCAGGCCTGTTCCTGGCCGTCGTGATCGACCGCGACTGGCGCACTTATCTCGACCGCAAGGTCATCCACTTTCTGTATTTCTACCTGCTGTGGGTCACCATCCAGTTCGGCTTCAAGGCGCCGGGCTTCGCCGCCGAACATGGCTGGCCCTATGTCGCGCAACTTTATCTGATGTCCTTCGTCGAGCCGTTCGGCACGCTGTGGTTCATCTATATGCTGCCGGTGTTCTTCGTGCTGACCAAGGCGACCCGCAACGTATCGCCGCTGCTGATCTGGACCATCGCCGCATTGCTCGAAATCGCGCCCATCACCACCGGATGGACGATGATCGACGAATTCTGCGCGCGCTTCGTCTATTTCTATTCCGGCTATCTGTTCGCCCGACAGGTCTTCGCGTTGTCGGATCAGGCACGGGCCAGGCCGATCCTCGCCTTGATCGGCCTCGCCGCATGGGCCGTGGTCAATACGCTTCTCGTTTATGGCGGGGCCAGCGAGCTTCCCGTCGTCTCGCTCGCGCTCGGCTTTGCCGGCGCAGTCGCGATCATCGTCGGCGGCACGCTGCTGGCCAAGATGCGCTGGCTCACTGTGATCCGCTTCTTCGGCGAACATTCCATCGTCATCTATCTCGCTTTCTTCCTGCCGATGGCGACGTCGCGCGCCGTGCTGCTGAAATTCGCCCCGTTCGACATCGGCACGATTTCGCTGCTGGTCACGATCAGCGGTATCGTTGGCGCGCTGATGATCTGGTGGCTGGCATTGCGGGTCCACGCCAATTTCCTGTTCGAACGTCCGGCAGCCTTCTGGATTGCGCCGAAAAAGCAGGGTGCACGGCTGCAAGCCGCGGAGTGA
- a CDS encoding YbaB/EbfC family nucleoid-associated protein, producing MADFLGMMKQAAQLQSKMKAMQEELDHVEVEGISGGGLVSVRMTAKTEVKAVKIDPSLVKPEDVEILEDLLVTALGDARRKAEAAMQEKMQSLTGGLGLPPGMGLG from the coding sequence ATGGCTGACTTTCTCGGCATGATGAAGCAGGCGGCGCAGCTGCAGTCGAAGATGAAGGCGATGCAGGAAGAGCTCGACCATGTGGAGGTCGAGGGCATTTCCGGCGGCGGTCTTGTTTCGGTGCGCATGACGGCGAAGACCGAAGTGAAGGCCGTGAAGATCGATCCGTCGCTGGTGAAGCCGGAAGACGTCGAGATCCTCGAGGACCTGCTCGTCACCGCGCTCGGCGATGCCCGCCGCAAGGCGGAAGCCGCCATGCAGGAGAAGATGCAGTCGCTGACAGGCGGCCTCGGCCTGCCACCGGGGATGGGCCTCGGCTAA
- a CDS encoding phosphomannomutase/phosphoglucomutase, translating into MFPKPKPLLVPNTYAYESEPMVKATGFREYDARWLFGKEINLMGIQALGMGLGALIAELGQKQEIVTGHDFRGYSASIKYALMTGLMAAGCKVHDIGLAVTPMAYFAQFDLDVPCVAMVTASHNDNGWTGVKMGANKPLTFGPDEMTRLKEIVLNAEFKNKPGGSYHFHENYPARYIADLTNRPKLKRKLKVVVACGNGTAGAFAPQVMEAIGCEVIPLDVELDHTFPKYNPNPEDMEMLHAIRDAVLAHKADVGLGFDGDGDRCGVVDNTGEEIFADKVGVMLARDMSAVHKNAEFVVDVKSTGLFVTDPVLQQQNAKTTYWKTGHSYMKRRTHELKALAGFEKSGHFFFNAPVGRGYDDGLVSAIAICEMLDRAPGKTMADLKDALPKTWSSPTMSPHCDDEKKYGVVDAVVKHFEAAQKNGDKVAGQPVRDLVTVNGVRVTCEDGSWGLVRASSNKPELVVVVESPVSKQRMHDMFDAINAVLKTHPEVGAYNQTI; encoded by the coding sequence ATGTTTCCGAAGCCGAAACCCTTGCTCGTGCCCAACACCTACGCTTACGAATCCGAGCCGATGGTGAAGGCCACGGGTTTTCGCGAATATGATGCGCGTTGGCTGTTCGGCAAGGAAATCAACCTGATGGGCATTCAGGCGCTGGGCATGGGGCTCGGTGCGCTGATCGCTGAGCTGGGCCAGAAGCAGGAGATCGTCACCGGCCACGATTTCCGTGGTTATTCCGCCTCGATCAAATACGCGTTGATGACGGGCTTGATGGCGGCCGGATGTAAGGTTCATGACATCGGTCTTGCGGTCACGCCGATGGCCTATTTCGCGCAGTTCGATCTCGATGTGCCGTGTGTCGCCATGGTGACGGCGTCGCATAACGACAATGGCTGGACCGGCGTGAAGATGGGCGCCAACAAGCCGCTGACATTCGGGCCGGACGAGATGACACGATTGAAGGAGATCGTGCTGAATGCCGAGTTCAAGAACAAACCCGGCGGCTCCTATCATTTCCACGAGAACTATCCAGCGCGTTACATCGCCGACCTCACCAATCGTCCGAAGTTGAAGCGCAAGCTCAAGGTCGTCGTCGCCTGCGGCAATGGCACGGCAGGCGCCTTTGCACCGCAGGTGATGGAAGCGATCGGCTGCGAGGTCATCCCGCTCGATGTCGAGCTCGATCACACTTTCCCGAAATACAATCCGAACCCCGAAGACATGGAGATGCTGCACGCGATCCGCGATGCAGTGCTGGCACACAAGGCCGATGTCGGCCTCGGCTTCGACGGCGACGGTGATCGCTGTGGCGTCGTTGACAATACCGGCGAGGAAATCTTCGCCGACAAGGTCGGCGTCATGCTGGCGCGCGACATGTCGGCCGTTCACAAGAATGCGGAATTTGTCGTCGATGTGAAATCGACCGGTCTGTTCGTGACCGATCCCGTTTTGCAGCAGCAGAACGCCAAGACCACCTATTGGAAGACCGGCCATTCCTACATGAAGCGCCGCACCCATGAGCTGAAGGCGCTGGCGGGCTTCGAGAAGTCCGGCCATTTCTTCTTCAATGCCCCGGTCGGCCGTGGCTATGACGACGGTCTCGTCTCTGCCATCGCGATCTGCGAAATGCTCGATCGTGCGCCCGGCAAGACCATGGCCGACCTCAAGGACGCACTACCCAAGACCTGGTCATCGCCGACCATGTCGCCGCATTGCGACGACGAAAAGAAGTATGGCGTCGTCGATGCCGTGGTGAAGCATTTCGAGGCGGCGCAAAAGAATGGCGACAAGGTCGCGGGCCAGCCGGTCCGCGATCTCGTTACGGTCAACGGCGTGCGCGTTACCTGCGAGGACGGCAGCTGGGGTCTGGTGCGCGCGTCGTCGAACAAGCCTGAGCTGGTTGTCGTGGTCGAGAGCCCGGTGTCGAAGCAGCGCATGCACGACATGTTCGATGCCATCAATGCGGTCCTGAAGACCCATCCGGAAGTCGGGGCGTATAATCAGACTATCTGA
- a CDS encoding TIGR02281 family clan AA aspartic protease, translating into MFLAAVLIGLGTVMAQVADKMTATPAMARTETTPVRIAALSNPQAGIRSLAIPRDARGHFQTEARIEGQRIGFMVDTGASVIALNEKSAARFGLRPSRAEYNATVTTANGKLMAARAKLPMVQVGEITVRDVDAMVLPDEALSENLLGLSFLSKLKRFEYSNGQMILEQ; encoded by the coding sequence ATGTTTCTTGCGGCGGTCCTGATCGGTCTCGGCACCGTGATGGCGCAGGTTGCCGACAAGATGACGGCGACGCCAGCCATGGCGCGCACGGAAACCACGCCTGTCCGCATCGCGGCGCTCAGCAATCCGCAGGCCGGCATCCGCAGCCTCGCCATCCCGCGCGATGCCCGCGGTCATTTCCAGACCGAAGCGCGCATTGAAGGCCAGCGCATCGGCTTCATGGTGGATACCGGCGCATCGGTGATCGCGCTCAACGAAAAATCCGCTGCCCGGTTCGGCCTGCGTCCGTCGCGCGCTGAATATAACGCTACGGTGACAACCGCGAATGGGAAGCTGATGGCCGCGCGCGCCAAACTACCGATGGTGCAGGTCGGCGAGATCACCGTGCGCGATGTCGATGCCATGGTGCTGCCGGATGAAGCGCTGTCGGAGAATTTGCTCGGATTGTCGTTTCTCTCCAAGCTGAAGCGGTTCGAATATTCCAACGGCCAGATGATTCTCGAGCAGTAG
- a CDS encoding DNA polymerase III subunit gamma/tau, translated as MTDAGMSPPDDDTQAGFEMAAPAAATPYRVLARKYRPGNFDDLIGQEALVRTVSNAFETGRIPQAWILTGVRGVGKTTTARILARALNYEMADGSVKGPTIQMPTHGVHCKAIMESRHIDVLEMDAASHTGVDDVRQINDSVRYAPTSARYKVYIIDEVHMLSTAAFNAFLKTLEEPPEHAKFVFATTEIRKVPITVLSRCQRFDLRRVDADVLMQHLSNIAGKEGVEVESEALGIIARAAEGSVRDSLSLFDQAIAHAAGLVKADAVRQMLGLADRTRVIDLFDSLARGDIAAAFKEFREQYDVGADPVVVLSDLAEFVNFVTRVKIVPATADNVAFGETERLRARDFASKLSMRVLSRMWQMLLKGITEVQGATRPAAAAEMVLVRIAYVADLPTPDEAIRMIEQGGGSSPVIGQGNGNGGGRAAPMLNAPSAQSSVQMPSAMPPSAPTMSAPRGPTMQRGNAEPMPRPQVRMAEAAPVTVRKISTYPELIALAGEKRDLMVRGALEADVRLIRIEDGRLELAMERTAARTLINDLARKLEMWTGRRWAVIVSNEQGQATVREQIAEQKNERQRIAEADPRVQAVFAKFPGAKMEVRLLAPEIPEGDDDALITDDGADPGDDD; from the coding sequence ATGACCGATGCTGGCATGTCCCCTCCCGATGACGACACCCAAGCCGGTTTCGAAATGGCTGCGCCCGCAGCAGCAACGCCTTATCGCGTGCTTGCGCGAAAATACCGCCCCGGAAATTTCGACGATCTGATCGGCCAGGAAGCATTGGTCCGCACCGTCTCGAATGCGTTTGAGACTGGTCGCATTCCGCAGGCCTGGATTCTCACCGGCGTGCGCGGGGTCGGCAAGACGACCACGGCGCGCATTCTGGCGCGGGCGCTGAATTACGAGATGGCCGATGGCTCGGTGAAGGGGCCGACCATCCAGATGCCGACCCATGGCGTCCACTGCAAGGCGATCATGGAAAGCCGGCACATCGACGTGCTGGAAATGGATGCCGCGTCGCATACCGGCGTCGATGACGTCCGCCAGATCAATGACAGCGTGCGCTATGCGCCGACCTCCGCGCGCTACAAGGTCTACATCATCGACGAAGTCCACATGCTGTCGACGGCGGCCTTCAACGCGTTTCTGAAAACGCTGGAGGAGCCGCCGGAGCACGCCAAATTCGTGTTCGCCACCACGGAAATTCGCAAAGTCCCGATCACGGTGCTGTCGCGCTGCCAGCGTTTCGACCTGCGCCGTGTCGATGCCGACGTGCTGATGCAGCACCTGTCCAACATCGCGGGTAAGGAAGGCGTCGAGGTCGAGTCCGAAGCGCTCGGCATCATCGCGCGCGCTGCGGAAGGCTCGGTGCGCGATTCGCTGTCGCTGTTCGATCAGGCGATTGCCCATGCCGCCGGTCTCGTGAAGGCCGATGCGGTCCGGCAGATGCTCGGCCTCGCCGATCGCACCCGCGTCATCGACCTGTTCGATTCGCTGGCGCGCGGCGATATCGCGGCGGCCTTCAAGGAATTCCGCGAGCAGTATGATGTCGGCGCCGATCCCGTTGTGGTGCTGAGCGATCTCGCCGAATTCGTCAATTTCGTCACCCGCGTCAAAATCGTGCCGGCCACCGCCGACAATGTCGCCTTCGGTGAAACCGAGCGTCTGCGCGCTCGCGACTTCGCGTCGAAACTGTCGATGCGCGTGCTATCGCGGATGTGGCAGATGCTGCTCAAGGGCATCACCGAAGTGCAGGGTGCGACACGCCCCGCCGCCGCGGCCGAAATGGTGCTGGTGCGCATCGCCTATGTCGCCGACCTGCCGACACCGGATGAAGCCATCCGCATGATCGAACAGGGCGGCGGTTCGTCGCCCGTGATCGGCCAAGGGAATGGCAATGGCGGCGGCCGGGCCGCTCCGATGCTGAACGCGCCATCTGCGCAGTCCTCCGTGCAAATGCCATCCGCAATGCCGCCTTCGGCACCGACCATGAGCGCGCCGCGTGGCCCGACCATGCAGCGTGGCAATGCCGAGCCGATGCCGCGACCGCAGGTCCGCATGGCCGAAGCTGCGCCGGTGACGGTGCGGAAAATTTCGACCTATCCTGAATTGATCGCATTGGCCGGCGAGAAGCGCGACCTGATGGTGCGCGGCGCGCTGGAAGCCGATGTGCGGCTGATCCGGATCGAGGATGGCCGGCTCGAACTCGCGATGGAGCGCACCGCTGCGCGCACCCTGATCAATGATCTGGCGCGAAAACTGGAAATGTGGACCGGCCGCCGCTGGGCCGTGATCGTGTCCAACGAACAGGGCCAGGCGACGGTCCGCGAGCAGATTGCCGAGCAGAAGAACGAACGCCAGCGCATCGCCGAGGCCGATCCACGCGTGCAGGCGGTGTTTGCGAAATTCCCTGGCGCCAAGATGGAAGTGCGCTTGCTCGCACCTGAAATTCCGGAAGGCGACGACGACGCCCTGATTACCGATGACGGCGCCGATCCCGGCGACGATGATTAA
- a CDS encoding AmpG family muropeptide MFS transporter, whose amino-acid sequence MTSAPDTSDVSLKPRASLRESMAVYLQPRVLIVLMLGLSSGLPLALSGSTLLVWMRESGVDLGTIGLFALVGTPYTLKFLWAPLVDALHVPFFTRAFGRRRGWLVFSQLLLIAAILLLALTDPARSPLFVALGALLVAAMSSTQDIVVDAFRVESLPESEQAAGMASYVAAYRIGMLISTAGILFLVSAFESTGIARSSAWMWGYVAMAAMVLVGTVTALVATEPEQSVQAEAATAGESAFQRVLRAAIGAFSEFLSRKDAWAALAFVVLFKFTDAFSGTMTAPFVIDLGFTRNDYAAIVKGVGLAATLIGGFAGGFVARRYSLAASLWIGAVLQAVSNLAFAWLALVGVNQWALALAISVENFTGAIGTVIFVAYLSALCKNPLHTATQYALLTALAAVGRTYMSAGAGYVAQATGWPMFFVISMMVAVPSLVLLLWLQRRGHFSALGPVRV is encoded by the coding sequence ATGACCAGCGCGCCCGATACCTCCGATGTGTCTCTCAAGCCTCGTGCCTCCCTGCGCGAGAGCATGGCGGTCTATCTGCAACCGCGCGTGCTGATCGTGCTGATGCTCGGGCTGTCGTCCGGGCTGCCGCTGGCTTTGTCCGGCTCCACGCTGCTGGTCTGGATGCGCGAGAGCGGCGTCGATCTCGGCACTATCGGCCTGTTCGCGCTGGTCGGCACGCCCTACACGCTGAAATTCCTCTGGGCGCCGCTGGTCGATGCGCTGCATGTGCCGTTCTTCACCCGCGCCTTCGGCCGGCGCCGCGGCTGGCTGGTGTTTTCGCAATTGCTGCTGATTGCCGCGATCCTGCTGCTGGCACTCACCGATCCCGCGCGTTCGCCGCTATTCGTGGCGCTCGGCGCGCTGCTGGTGGCGGCCATGTCCTCGACCCAGGACATCGTGGTCGATGCCTTTCGCGTCGAGAGCCTGCCGGAAAGCGAGCAGGCGGCCGGCATGGCCTCCTATGTCGCGGCCTATCGGATCGGCATGCTGATCTCCACCGCCGGCATCCTGTTTCTGGTCAGCGCTTTTGAATCCACCGGCATTGCGCGGTCATCTGCATGGATGTGGGGCTATGTGGCGATGGCAGCGATGGTGCTGGTCGGCACGGTGACGGCGCTTGTTGCCACCGAGCCCGAGCAGTCCGTGCAGGCGGAAGCTGCCACCGCAGGCGAGAGCGCCTTCCAGCGCGTGCTGCGCGCTGCCATCGGCGCCTTCTCGGAATTCCTGTCGCGCAAGGACGCCTGGGCGGCGCTGGCCTTCGTGGTGCTGTTCAAATTCACCGACGCCTTTTCCGGCACGATGACCGCACCTTTCGTCATCGATCTCGGCTTCACGCGCAATGATTACGCAGCGATCGTCAAAGGCGTCGGCCTTGCCGCCACGCTGATCGGCGGCTTTGCCGGCGGCTTCGTCGCCCGGCGCTATTCGCTGGCGGCGAGCCTGTGGATCGGCGCCGTGCTGCAGGCGGTGTCGAATCTTGCTTTCGCGTGGCTGGCACTGGTCGGCGTTAATCAATGGGCGCTCGCGCTCGCGATCTCGGTGGAGAATTTTACCGGTGCGATCGGCACGGTGATCTTCGTCGCTTATCTCTCCGCGCTTTGCAAAAACCCGCTGCACACCGCCACGCAATATGCGCTGCTCACGGCACTTGCGGCAGTGGGGCGGACCTATATGTCAGCCGGTGCTGGCTATGTCGCTCAGGCGACGGGGTGGCCGATGTTCTTCGTGATCAGCATGATGGTGGCCGTGCCGAGCCTTGTATTGCTGCTCTGGCTGCAGCGACGTGGGCATTTTTCGGCGCTGGGGCCGGTGAGGGTTTAA
- a CDS encoding HIT domain-containing protein, whose product MATTPSFELHTQLQQDTIDIGDLPLSRVLVVKDAHYPWLMLVPRRPDIIDIIDLDEVAQAQLMTEINRVGRALKEVTRCDKLNIAALGNVVPQLHVHIIARRKTDAAWPRPIWGVMPPLAHDAEEVQRFISELRRKIWLG is encoded by the coding sequence ATGGCCACCACTCCCTCCTTCGAGCTGCACACGCAGCTTCAGCAAGACACTATCGACATCGGCGATCTGCCCCTCAGCCGCGTGCTGGTGGTCAAGGATGCGCATTATCCTTGGCTCATGCTGGTGCCGCGCCGCCCCGACATCATCGACATCATCGACCTCGACGAGGTCGCGCAGGCGCAGCTCATGACCGAGATCAATCGCGTCGGGCGTGCGCTGAAAGAGGTCACCCGCTGCGACAAGCTGAATATCGCAGCGCTTGGAAATGTCGTGCCGCAGCTTCACGTCCACATCATCGCGCGTCGCAAGACCGATGCAGCCTGGCCGCGCCCGATCTGGGGCGTGATGCCACCGCTCGCCCATGATGCCGAAGAAGTGCAGCGTTTCATCTCGGAACTCCGTCGCAAGATCTGGCTCGGTTGA
- the recR gene encoding recombination mediator RecR, with amino-acid sequence MASVAGPEIERLIQLLARLPGLGPRSARRAALHLIKKRDALMTPLAGALQLAIDRVQVCKVCSNIDTQSPCTICTDARRDPTTIVVVADVADLWALERANAAPGKYHVLGGTLSPLDGVGPGDLTIDALVARAHEPEVTEIILALNATVDGQTTAHYITDLLQEANVKVTRLAHGVPVGGELDYLDEGTLSAAMRQRTLF; translated from the coding sequence ATGGCCTCCGTTGCCGGACCTGAAATCGAGCGCCTGATCCAGTTGCTGGCGCGCTTGCCCGGACTCGGGCCGCGCTCGGCGCGGCGGGCAGCGCTGCATCTGATCAAGAAGCGCGACGCACTGATGACGCCGCTGGCCGGTGCACTACAACTGGCCATCGATCGCGTGCAGGTCTGCAAGGTGTGCAGCAATATCGACACGCAATCGCCATGCACGATCTGTACGGATGCGCGGCGCGATCCGACGACCATTGTAGTGGTCGCCGATGTCGCCGATCTCTGGGCGCTGGAGCGCGCCAATGCCGCGCCGGGGAAGTATCATGTGCTCGGCGGCACGCTGTCGCCGCTCGATGGCGTTGGTCCGGGTGACCTGACCATCGATGCGCTGGTGGCGCGGGCGCATGAGCCAGAGGTCACTGAAATCATCCTGGCGCTGAACGCGACCGTGGATGGACAAACGACAGCACATTACATCACCGACCTTCTTCAGGAGGCCAATGTGAAAGTCACCCGCCTGGCGCATGGCGTGCCGGTGGGCGGCGAGTTGGACTACCTCGATGAAGGCACGCTGTCGGCGGCGATGCGACAGCGCACACTGTTCTAA